Genomic DNA from archaeon BMS3Bbin15:
TCCCACTTTTTTACCTCGCTTAAATTTACCCCGTATTCCTCTGTAAGCTTGATAATATTTTTGTAGGGAAAGCTTTCTGCACAGAATAAAGATATTGAGAATCTGACCCTGCGAGGCCATTCCTGCTTTACCTTCTGAAAATCGAAGAGCTGGGCCTTCCGCAGGGCCTGAGTCTGGCAGGGTGTCCCCACATAGGCCAGTTTATGAAAAGGCCTATCCTTTTTGAGTACATTGCTTTCATTTATCAGCGCCTTAATACTCGGTTTGATAAAATCTTCTGGAACCATGAGAATACTCTCCTGCTCTGAGCTGGGAATTTATCATGATTTATCATATTTAAATTTTTGCAACATGTTGCTGTGTCATACAAAGCACCTGAATGTGGCTGTAAATCAGCACGTTTTATTTAATATACCAAAAAAATTGCAATACATAGCGAATTATCCATTAGATTTACTATCAAGAAGTTAATGCTAAAATTGTGGCCAGAGGTGTAATGGTTTTTACTAAGGAGATTATTGATAGTTATAGATTGCTACCCAGTGGTTATTCACTGCAGCCCTATGTAAGCATTACGACATAAAAAAGATAGCAACCTTTGATGAGGACTTTAGTAGGATTGGTTTCCTGTAAATTGTTAAGCTCAAATAAATAAAAAATTAGTCAGTATTTTCATTTTTTAAAGATTTTTCCTACTTATAAACACTCTCCCTATAATCAGCATCATATACTATAATTAATCTATCTTCTGGGTAAACTTTGAGAAGAATTCTTATTTTACCAGTCCTTATTCGATAGAAACCTTTCCATTCGCCTTTTAATTTTTTCACATCAACATTCACATTTTCGCCCAGCAGCCAACCCCTGAAATCCCTAATTTTAGAGAGCACCTGTTTTCTGTCCTTTAAACTTAATTTTTTCAAAAACTTTTTACAATGTTTTCGAATCTTTACCTTGAATTCATAACTCAAGTTCCTCAAACTCCTCGTCTCTATACTTCTCTGGGGAGCCAAAAATTTCTTTTATTTCCCCCATCTCAGCATTATCAACATACGGTATGAGCTGAAGCCTTAACTTTGCCATTTCGACAGTTATTACCTCATTTACAGCTTTTTTAACTATGTCAAACAGTTTTTCTTCGCTGACAACGGCTTCCATTCCAATCATCACCTTCAATTTCCCTCAGTTCAATAACGAAATAAAAGAATTAAAGAAAGAGAACCATCCCCAGTTGTATCTATTTCTATTATGCTTTTTTGTACTCCAGCCTCCAAGGCTTTTTCACTGCATGTCCTCCATTCTAAATCTTCAGAGTTCCGACATCAGAAAAGCCCTCCCTCTGCCCTGTTCCAGCCCTCTTAACCATATCTTCAGGGTGGAGTAGCATTCTTATTAAATTCTGAGCATGTTCTCTTGCCCTGTTTTCGCAGAGTGCATAAAGCTCTTTCCCTGTGTTTGCCTCATCTTCATGAACAAATACTTCAAGAATATGCCTGTTGGTGAGAAGCTGGGCAAGCATCAGGCCCTGAGAAGCAACCTGAGTCGAGGCTTTGTCTTTGGGCATCGGACCTGGCATACCCAGTGCTATACAGGCTTCGCAACCTTCCTCTTCGATAAGCTTCTTACAGGCTACAGCCAGATCCTTTATCCCCGGAACCGTTCTTCTTATCAATTTTAACTTTGTTGTGCTCTTTTTGATTTCATCCACAACAAATCTTCCCATGTC
This window encodes:
- a CDS encoding riboflavin synthase codes for the protein MVKVGIVDTSFSRVDMGRFVVDEIKKSTTKLKLIRRTVPGIKDLAVACKKLIEEEGCEACIALGMPGPMPKDKASTQVASQGLMLAQLLTNRHILEVFVHEDEANTGKELYALCENRAREHAQNLIRMLLHPEDMVKRAGTGQREGFSDVGTLKI